The genome window ACTGGAATACGCAAAagagggtgttgagggtCGCCTCGGGGAGTTCAGTGTCGATGAGGTTGAGATCCTGAGAGAAGAGATTCGTGACCACTCCGGTGTCGGTTTtagtgaagaaggcgagCGGGGCACGAATCAGGGTACGCAAGGCTTGCTGATGGAGATTGGCGCCGGCTTTCTTTACCGAGATAATGAAGAGCGTTACCCctaggaggaggagggcgaggatggcgCAGACCTGCAGGAGGGCATAGATGCCCGCATAGTAGGAGTGGGAGTGCGCAGGATGGACGGAGTCGGTCGCGTCACTCCAGTATGTGAGCCCTGCATTGATACAATGAGTTATTAAGGAcattggagatggaggggagcAGCAGAGACGCACAGATCGTTGGATAATTGGTGAACAGACCCCACAGGGCCGCAAAGAAAAGACTACAAGCCGCCACAAACCATCCCATGCTTTTGAGATATAGCTTATAGACGGTGGCGTCACCTACCTGCCGCGCGGTGGCCACAACTGGGGTAAttggggtggatgattgCGTGCTGTCGACAGTGATCTCATGTTGGAGTTTGTTGTCAGCCTCCGCCTGGTCTTTATGTTCCTGATACGGACCAGGACCAGGCTCATCGTCAGCGATATTATtatcctcgccctcctgcTTCAGTCCCACCTTCAACCGCCGAACATAACCCGGACGGGTGGACAAATCAATGAAGGTGCCTTGCTCTTCAACGGTGCCGTTTCCGAGGACGATGATGTAGTCCGCGCTTGGGAGATGCCGAACACTATGGGTGCACAGAACCACCGTTGATCCCCGTTGTCGCAGGAGACCATCTGATCCAAAGACCTGTCGAAAGACTTTTTCCTCAGTATCAGCGTCCAGGCCACTAAACACATCATCCAAGACCAAAAGGTTGGATGGTAGGTATAGTGCTCGCGCAAGAGACAGACGCTGTTTCTGCCCGCCCGATAATGCTACACCATCCGACCCGATGTTCGTCTGGTCCCCCTGGGACAGGGTAGCGAGGTCGAAGCGCAGGGAAGTGGCTTCAATGACTTGGTCATACCGCTCGCGGTCAAAAGGGGCAAATCCGACGATGTTCTCTCGGATTGTACCGTTCCACAGAAAAGCAGTTTGTTCACAGAAGCCGACGTGGCGTGGGGAAGTTTGCATCGCGATGCTACCTTGGCTGAAGGGCATCTCACCTAGAAGGGCCTTGCAGAATGTGGATTTTCCTGAGCCAACTGGACCGACGACCATCGTGAGGGACGATGTGGGAATTTGAGTATGGATATTATTCAGGACAAACTTGTCTGGTTTCCATCCAAAGCTCGCGGCTCGGATAACGATATAATTGGAGTTATTCTCCAAGCCGCCACTCTGGGCTTCTATAAGGGGTTGCCGATAGTCCCGACGAGGCTCCAATTCCAAAAATGCCTGAATCCGACCCAGGCAGGCCAAGCCTGAAACCAGCTCTGGGACGGACTGGAAGAGCTGCGACAGCGGCTGAGTCAACAAAGTCAGGAATGAAAGACCGGTGAACATGGTCGAGGCATTCAGCGTCTTTTGGGCAAACGCGAAGGTTAACGGAGGGCTGATCAACTGCGGTATAAATGCGAAGACAGCggcgatgatcatgatcCTGCGGTATCGGACACCAGCGGCGAGTTCATCGACACGCAGCTGCTGCACATACTCCCTCACGGGACCAGCAAGACCGGATACCTTGAGTGATTTCATGCTGGCAATGACGGTGGCTGTAAGCCCGACTCGCTTCTGGACCCCAGACATCCAAGACCGCTGTGAGTCCCCAGTGTAGTTGATTAGAATTCCTAATCCAACGAAGCAGACTACCACCACGCCTACAGGAGCAACGAACACGACCCCAAGTTTCCGATAGAGCAGCCAGGCGGCGAGACCAGCCTGAATCAAGCTCGCCCATGTCTCGTGCACGAAGCGAAGCCCCATTCGGATGCGTTCCATATCGGTGCTCATAAGTGTCAGCGCAGCGTTATCATCACCTGATCCCATCCGAGCTCTGGTGGCGGCTTTAAACGTCTCAGTGACTAGGATGGAGCGGGCCATTGTCCGCAGTCGATGGTGGCAGTACCAGTACAAGCCGTACGAGATTGCAATCCCGGAATAGATGAGTATGGCAGCGCCGATAAGCCCATATCCCACATCTGGACCGGGCTCCGATTGAGACAAATACGTGACGAGGCTTTCGATGAATAGAGGTTGGCAGATGTAGAACGCAATCAAAGCCGCCCTCGGAGGAATAGGAAGGAGTAGTTGCACCCACAATGTACGTACTAGCACCTTCAGAAGGCCGAATTTATCCCCCTTTAACTTGGTATAGTCCATTTTTCTCGCGAATTCCTCATGCAGGGCATGTGCGTCGAAGGTACTGTCAAGGGGGTAGAGGCTTTCGATGGTGAAGGTATGTCTATACCCAGCCAAGAAGAGCTTGTTCAGCCAGAAGAAAACACCAAGGGAGAATATCCCACTCGTCTCCTCGGGGCTGTGTTTCGTTGCATCCCAGACTACCCATTTCGCCTTCTGGCAGGCCTCTAGCACCAAGATGGCGGTCTTCAGCCCGACCGATGCACAGAATAAATTGCTATATACGACCTCGGAAATGTAGTCTGACGACAGGAATAGAGTCCTCGCTCGGGCAATGTCCAGGAGTAGAGTAAGAAACAAGTAGCTGTTCAGCAGCATGGAGGGTCTAGGGCTGCGGCTGTGGTCCACCATACTCACTGTCAGCATGAACAGGGCTGATAGCAGCTGGAGAACGGAAGAAGCGATAAACATGCGGCTAATGTGAAAGAAGCCGACCGCGGCGAGTATGAGGAGAGCAAGTTCTACGGCAGCGTAGATTACGATGGCCCCCTAAGCAGTCAGTAGGCAGAAACCGTTTACCCAGCATTAGAGGACGTACTATCTTGATGAACTGCAAGACGGGTGCATTCACCACGACGGGCCTGCGTATCCCTGCTAGAGTTCGCCATAGCGACGATGGAATAAACAGGATGGAAGGAATAATCGAGAAAAAGAGAGTCTCGAATTGAAGGTTGAAGTCAAATTGCTTTTGGTCGAAGTGGAGCATATTGCCCTCCCC of Aspergillus luchuensis IFO 4308 DNA, chromosome 7, nearly complete sequence contains these proteins:
- a CDS encoding putative ABC multidrug transporter (COG:Q;~EggNog:ENOG410PKKR;~InterPro:IPR017871,IPR027417,IPR003593,IPR011527, IPR003439,IPR036640;~PFAM:PF00005,PF00664;~TransMembrane:18 (o20-42i62-87o93-113i125-142o154-175i196-213o252-270i277-295o307-328i378-397o403-424i480-497o509-526i881-903o923-949i1015-1039o1108-1129i1136-1159o);~go_component: GO:0016021 - integral component of membrane [Evidence IEA];~go_function: GO:0005524 - ATP binding [Evidence IEA];~go_function: GO:0016887 - ATPase activity [Evidence IEA];~go_function: GO:0042626 - ATPase-coupled transmembrane transporter activity [Evidence IEA];~go_process: GO:0055085 - transmembrane transport [Evidence IEA]), producing MPFTNGEGNMLHFDQKQFDFNLQFETLFFSIIPSILFIPSSLWRTLAGIRRPVVVNAPVLQFIKIGAIVIYAAVELALLILAAVGFFHISRMFIASSVLQLLSALFMLTVSMVDHSRSPRPSMLLNSYLFLTLLLDIARARTLFLSSDYISEVVYSNLFCASVGLKTAILVLEACQKAKWVVWDATKHSPEETSGIFSLGVFFWLNKLFLAGYRHTFTIESLYPLDSTFDAHALHEEFARKMDYTKLKGDKFGLLKVLVRTLWVQLLLPIPPRAALIAFYICQPLFIESLVTYLSQSEPGPDVGYGLIGAAILIYSGIAISYGLYWYCHHRLRTMARSILVTETFKAATRARMGSGDDNAALTLMSTDMERIRMGLRFVHETWASLIQAGLAAWLLYRKLGVVFVAPVGVVVVCFVGLGILINYTGDSQRSWMSGVQKRVGLTATVIASMKSLKVSGLAGPVREYVQQLRVDELAAGVRYRRIMIIAAVFAFIPQLISPPLTFAFAQKTLNASTMFTGLSFLTLLTQPLSQLFQSVPELVSGLACLGRIQAFLELEPRRDYRQPLIEAQSGGLENNSNYIVIRAASFGWKPDKFVLNNIHTQIPTSSLTMVVGPVGSGKSTFCKALLGEMPFSQGSIAMQTSPRHVGFCEQTAFLWNGTIRENIVGFAPFDRERYDQVIEATSLRFDLATLSQGDQTNIGSDGVALSGGQKQRLSLARALYLPSNLLVLDDVFSGLDADTEEKVFRQVFGSDGLLRQRGSTVVLCTHSVRHLPSADYIIVLGNGTVEEQGTFIDLSTRPGYVRRLKVGLKQEGEDNNIADDEPGPGPYQEHKDQAEADNKLQHEITVDSTQSSTPITPVVATARQVGDATVYKLYLKSMGWFVAACSLFFAALWGLFTNYPTIWLTYWSDATDSVHPAHSHSYYAGIYALLQVCAILALLLLGVTLFIISVKKAGANLHQQALRTLIRAPLAFFTKTDTGVVTNLFSQDLNLIDTELPEATLNTLFCVFQSVGQAAVMLTSSVYLAISYPILGALLYFVQKYYLRTSRQLRLLDLEAKSPLYTHFLDTLKGIATLRAFGFVPEDIHKNARLVDSSQRAAYLLLMIQEWLNLVLNLVVMVIAAVLTTLAVRLHSNSAFAGASMYSLMTFGESLSGIVIYYTRLETSIGAIARLKTFNETVKPEDRDGPGEEDIVPDTNWPVRGLVELRGVSAQYKSTTHSVSESDSESNSNCMATTSGATTTEPQTLALRNITLTISPGEKVAICGRTGSGKSSFLALLLKLLDPLSSPSIDHESSSLNDDQGRQSAPVLIDELPLHRIHRATLRQRLIAVPQDPVFLPDGSSFLANLDPTNTATPEECQQVLEAVRLWEFVQERAEGLLAPVTAGTWSAGQRQLFSLGRAVLRAKIRQRAQSLSFRNDAGSNNAAQGGGILLLDEVSSSVDRETEQMMQEIIRAEFRAYTIIAVSHRLEMIMDFDRVVVMDRGEVVEVGNPVALKEASGTRFGELVAAAGA